A window from Cryobacterium sp. SO1 encodes these proteins:
- a CDS encoding error-prone DNA polymerase, protein MGFNNPPIPWSELERRLSDRRPGGPPPDADGGDSPAWSRHRQPYAAPTPSGPPAGQPAGGTVGYAELHAHSNFSFLDGGSSPEHLLEEAGALGLHGLALTDHDGLYGAVRLAETAESYPGVRTVFGAELSLGLTRRQNGVPEPEGSHLVVLARGQEGYHRLAAALTHGQLAGGEKGRPVYDVDELAEASGGHWSILTGSRSGAVRQALLRDGDEAAARELDRLVALFGRDSVNVELVDHGRPQDSMTNDRLAVLAERAGLPVLATNNVHYARPADFRLFSALAAVRGQRSLDDMDGWLPAGPTQHLRSGAEMAARFARYPGAVARTVPLADELAFSLRRARPRLPRQQVPDGHTPMSWLRHLVWEGAERAYPGFNANVRDRLEKELAVIEAKDFPGYFLIVHDIVQFARRKGILCQGRGSAANSAVCFVIGITAVDSIFYRLPFERFLSSLREEEPDIDVDFDSDRREEVIQYVYDRYGRLNAAQVANVITYRPKFAVRDMAKALGYSTGQQDAWSKQVERWGAAVSSPDHDIPDQVADLAGQVLGFPRHLGIHSGGMVLTDRPVGEVCPIEHARKENRTVLQWDKDDCAWMGLVKFDLLGLGMLAALQYTFDLVRDSLGEDWSLAGIPREEAGVYDMLCRADSIGVFQVESRAQMGTLPRLQPRRFYDLVVEIALIRPGPIQGGAVHPYIRRKLGQEPVTYLHPKLEPVLERTLGIPLFQEQLMQMAMAVGGCTGEDADLLRRAMGSKRGVEKISSLRATLYEGMAGNGITGALADEIYEKIEAFANFGFAESHSISFALLVYASAWLKLHYPGAFLAALLRAQPMGFYSPQSLVADARRHGVQVLRPDVQLSGADASLEPLADPSTEPAGRPGCLDHDQPAVPGYDRTLPVDDRGHRRDGALAVRLGLAEVRSIGSAVAERIVADRTRFGPFRSMNDLARRARLNTEQLESLATAGAFEGFGLERRQALWSAGEAAQETDAHLRGSFETVQPPLLALMTPVEQVAYDLWATGVSTDDHPIRHARPVLAARGALAAEQLAVSENGRRIEVGGVVTHRQRPATANGVTFINLEDETGNVNVVVSVGVWNRFRRIARESPALMIRGILERSPEGVVNLIADRFEPLTVAAPTSSRDFR, encoded by the coding sequence ATGGGATTCAATAACCCACCGATTCCGTGGTCCGAACTTGAGCGCCGGCTCTCCGACCGGCGGCCGGGCGGCCCTCCCCCAGACGCCGACGGCGGGGACAGCCCGGCCTGGTCTAGGCACCGTCAGCCCTACGCGGCCCCGACCCCTTCCGGCCCTCCGGCTGGGCAGCCCGCCGGCGGCACCGTGGGTTACGCGGAGTTGCACGCCCACTCGAACTTCAGCTTCCTCGACGGCGGCAGCTCACCGGAACACCTCCTCGAGGAGGCCGGGGCGCTGGGCCTGCACGGCCTGGCCCTCACAGACCATGACGGGTTATACGGAGCCGTTCGCCTGGCTGAAACCGCCGAGAGTTACCCCGGCGTGCGCACGGTCTTCGGCGCGGAGCTGTCCCTCGGGCTGACCCGCCGGCAGAACGGGGTGCCGGAGCCCGAGGGCAGTCACCTCGTGGTGCTGGCCAGGGGCCAGGAGGGCTATCACCGGCTCGCTGCCGCGCTCACCCACGGCCAGCTTGCCGGAGGCGAAAAGGGACGGCCGGTCTACGACGTCGACGAGCTCGCCGAGGCGTCGGGCGGGCACTGGAGCATCCTGACCGGCTCTCGGTCCGGAGCCGTGCGCCAGGCCCTGCTTCGCGACGGCGACGAGGCGGCGGCCCGGGAACTGGACCGGCTGGTGGCCCTGTTCGGCCGGGACAGCGTGAACGTCGAGCTGGTCGACCACGGCCGGCCGCAGGACTCCATGACCAACGACAGATTGGCGGTCCTGGCGGAACGGGCCGGGCTGCCCGTGCTCGCGACCAACAATGTGCACTACGCCCGGCCGGCCGACTTCAGGCTCTTCTCTGCCCTCGCGGCCGTCCGCGGCCAACGCAGCCTGGACGACATGGACGGCTGGCTGCCCGCCGGCCCCACCCAGCACTTACGGAGCGGAGCAGAGATGGCCGCGCGGTTCGCCCGGTACCCCGGGGCGGTGGCCCGCACCGTGCCGCTGGCCGATGAATTGGCCTTCTCGCTGCGCCGGGCCAGGCCCAGACTGCCCCGGCAACAGGTGCCGGACGGGCACACCCCGATGAGCTGGTTGCGCCACCTGGTCTGGGAGGGGGCCGAGCGCGCGTACCCAGGCTTCAACGCCAACGTTCGCGACCGGCTGGAGAAGGAACTCGCCGTGATCGAGGCCAAGGACTTCCCCGGCTACTTCCTGATCGTGCACGACATCGTGCAGTTCGCCCGGCGCAAGGGCATCCTCTGCCAGGGCCGCGGATCGGCGGCGAATTCGGCGGTCTGCTTCGTGATCGGGATCACCGCGGTGGACTCGATCTTCTACCGGCTGCCCTTCGAGAGGTTCCTCTCCAGCCTCCGGGAGGAGGAACCCGACATCGACGTCGACTTCGACTCCGACCGGCGGGAAGAGGTGATCCAATACGTCTACGACCGCTACGGCCGCCTCAACGCCGCCCAGGTGGCCAACGTGATCACCTACCGACCGAAGTTCGCCGTGCGCGACATGGCCAAGGCGCTCGGCTACAGCACCGGTCAACAGGATGCCTGGTCCAAGCAGGTGGAGCGCTGGGGCGCCGCGGTGTCCAGCCCCGACCACGACATCCCCGATCAGGTCGCCGACCTCGCCGGTCAGGTACTGGGTTTCCCTCGTCACCTCGGCATCCACTCCGGCGGGATGGTCCTGACCGACCGCCCCGTCGGGGAGGTGTGCCCCATCGAACACGCCCGCAAGGAGAATCGCACGGTGCTGCAGTGGGACAAGGACGACTGCGCCTGGATGGGACTGGTCAAGTTCGACCTGCTCGGCCTGGGCATGCTCGCGGCCCTGCAGTACACCTTCGACCTGGTCAGGGACTCGCTCGGAGAGGACTGGAGCCTGGCCGGCATTCCCCGGGAGGAGGCCGGCGTCTACGACATGCTCTGCCGAGCGGATTCGATCGGGGTGTTCCAGGTGGAGAGCCGGGCCCAGATGGGCACCCTGCCCAGGCTGCAGCCTCGCCGCTTCTACGACCTCGTGGTCGAGATCGCCCTGATCCGGCCCGGCCCGATCCAGGGCGGGGCCGTGCACCCCTACATCCGGCGCAAGCTCGGCCAGGAACCGGTGACCTACCTGCATCCCAAACTCGAACCGGTCCTCGAACGCACCCTCGGCATCCCGCTGTTCCAGGAACAGCTCATGCAGATGGCCATGGCGGTCGGCGGCTGCACCGGCGAAGACGCCGACCTGCTGCGCCGGGCGATGGGTTCCAAACGCGGAGTGGAGAAGATCTCCTCCTTGCGGGCAACCCTCTACGAGGGCATGGCCGGCAACGGGATCACCGGTGCCCTGGCCGACGAGATCTACGAGAAGATCGAGGCCTTCGCGAACTTCGGCTTCGCCGAGAGCCACTCCATCAGCTTCGCCCTGCTCGTCTATGCCAGCGCCTGGTTGAAACTGCACTACCCGGGAGCCTTCCTCGCGGCACTGCTCCGCGCCCAGCCGATGGGGTTCTACTCGCCGCAATCCCTGGTCGCGGATGCCCGCCGGCACGGTGTTCAGGTGCTGCGACCGGATGTGCAGCTCTCCGGCGCCGACGCTTCCCTCGAGCCCCTTGCCGACCCGTCGACCGAACCGGCCGGACGGCCCGGCTGCCTGGACCACGACCAGCCCGCCGTGCCGGGCTATGACCGGACCCTGCCGGTGGACGATCGTGGGCACCGCAGGGACGGGGCCCTGGCCGTGCGTCTCGGCCTCGCGGAGGTGCGTTCCATCGGTTCGGCGGTGGCGGAGAGGATCGTGGCCGACCGGACCAGGTTCGGCCCGTTCCGCTCGATGAACGACCTCGCCAGACGGGCCAGGCTGAACACCGAACAACTCGAATCCCTGGCAACGGCCGGAGCGTTCGAGGGGTTCGGCCTGGAGCGCCGGCAGGCACTGTGGTCGGCCGGGGAGGCAGCCCAGGAGACCGACGCCCATCTGCGCGGCTCCTTCGAGACCGTGCAGCCGCCGTTGCTGGCCCTGATGACTCCCGTGGAGCAGGTGGCCTACGACCTCTGGGCCACCGGGGTCTCCACCGACGACCATCCGATCCGCCACGCCAGGCCGGTCCTGGCAGCCAGGGGCGCACTGGCCGCCGAGCAGCTGGCCGTCAGTGAGAACGGCCGCCGGATCGAGGTCGGCGGGGTCGTCACGCACCGCCAGCGACCGGCAACGGCGAACGGGGTGACCTTCATCAACCTGGAGGATGAGACCGGCAACGTCAATGTGGTGGTGAGCGTCGGGGTGTGGAACCGCTTCCGGAGGATCGCCAGGGAGTCTCCCGCCCTGATGATCCGGGGCATCCTCGAACGCTCGCCGGAGGGCGTGGTCAACCTCATCGCCGACAGATTCGAACCCCTGACCGTGGCGGCCCCTACCTCGTCGCGGGACTTCCGCTAG
- a CDS encoding DUF3097 domain-containing protein, whose protein sequence is MNEDRYSNDVLAAGWREAGRRVVPQQEAVRDLVIEEVATGFCGAVLRVEKKVVTLEDRHGKLRLFPLGAGFLLDGEPVVLVAPRSSAPAARGRTASGSLAVADAPARVARASRIFVEGRHDAELVEKVWGADLRIEGVVVEYIEGVDNLAELLAEFKPSPTRRVGVLVDHLVPGSKESRIADAVASGPHGRHVLVVGHPYVDVWQSVKPARLNLPVWPQIPRNIEWKHGICAALGWPHDDQADIARAWQRILGQVRTYADLEPALLGRVEQLIDFVTVD, encoded by the coding sequence GTGAATGAAGACCGTTACTCCAATGATGTGCTCGCCGCGGGATGGCGGGAGGCCGGCCGCCGTGTCGTCCCCCAGCAGGAGGCCGTGCGCGACCTCGTGATCGAAGAGGTCGCCACCGGATTCTGCGGGGCCGTCCTCAGGGTCGAGAAGAAGGTCGTCACGCTGGAGGACCGGCACGGCAAGCTCCGGTTGTTCCCGCTCGGCGCCGGCTTCCTTCTCGACGGCGAACCGGTCGTCCTCGTGGCACCGCGATCGAGCGCACCGGCCGCCCGCGGGCGCACCGCATCAGGCTCGCTGGCGGTGGCGGATGCGCCGGCGCGAGTGGCCAGGGCCAGCCGTATCTTCGTGGAGGGCCGCCACGACGCCGAACTGGTGGAGAAGGTCTGGGGGGCGGATCTGCGCATCGAGGGCGTCGTCGTGGAATACATCGAGGGCGTCGACAATCTGGCCGAACTGCTGGCCGAGTTCAAGCCCAGTCCCACCCGCCGGGTCGGCGTACTGGTCGACCACCTGGTGCCCGGATCCAAGGAGAGCCGGATCGCCGACGCCGTCGCCAGCGGCCCGCACGGACGGCATGTTCTCGTGGTCGGGCATCCCTATGTGGATGTCTGGCAGTCGGTCAAACCAGCTCGATTGAATTTGCCGGTCTGGCCGCAAATCCCTCGAAACATCGAGTGGAAGCACGGCATCTGCGCTGCCCTCGGTTGGCCGCACGACGACCAGGCCGACATCGCCAGGGCATGGCAGCGCATCCTGGGCCAGGTTCGCACCTACGCAGACCTCGAACCGGCGTTGCTGGGCCGGGTCGAGCAACTCATCGATTTCGTCACCGTCGATTAG
- a CDS encoding cold-shock protein, translating to MATGTVKWFNAEKGFGFIAPDDGSADVFAHYSAIASNGYKSLDENQKVEFEVTQGPKGPQAENIRAL from the coding sequence ATGGCAACAGGTACCGTGAAATGGTTCAACGCTGAAAAGGGCTTCGGATTCATCGCTCCCGACGACGGAAGCGCCGACGTTTTCGCGCACTACTCTGCGATCGCTTCGAACGGCTACAAGTCGCTCGACGAGAACCAGAAGGTCGAGTTCGAGGTAACCCAGGGCCCCAAGGGTCCCCAGGCCGAGAACATCCGCGCCCTCTAA
- a CDS encoding Lrp/AsnC family transcriptional regulator, giving the protein MESKKADLDRVDRALLRALSVNARASGSALAAEIGVAESTVSLRLRRLQQLGHIRGYRANIDLAALGASLQALISVRLAKHAREQIDDFRSAAPHWPGVIGLFHTAGADDYLLHVAAADASDLRDFVLEHLAEHPAVAHTETNLIFEYVDGDGWQDLVK; this is encoded by the coding sequence ATGGAATCCAAGAAGGCCGACCTAGACCGCGTTGACCGGGCCCTGTTGCGGGCGCTCTCGGTCAATGCTCGCGCGTCGGGTTCCGCCCTGGCGGCTGAAATCGGCGTGGCCGAGTCCACGGTGTCCCTACGGTTGCGCCGGCTCCAGCAGCTCGGCCACATCCGCGGCTACCGGGCCAACATCGACCTCGCCGCTCTCGGCGCCTCACTACAGGCCCTGATCTCCGTGCGCCTGGCCAAGCACGCCCGGGAGCAGATCGACGACTTCCGTAGTGCCGCACCGCACTGGCCCGGCGTGATCGGACTCTTCCACACCGCCGGCGCCGACGACTACCTGCTGCACGTGGCGGCAGCGGATGCGTCCGACCTGCGCGACTTCGTTCTCGAACACCTGGCGGAGCATCCGGCCGTGGCGCACACCGAGACGAACCTGATCTTCGAGTACGTCGACGGCGACGGCTGGCAGGACCTGGTCAAGTAG
- a CDS encoding DEAD/DEAH box helicase: MFGPDRGPAGTSAAEHLSPSFPERAAWGTASKLRAWQAEALEAYFQHQPRDFLAAATPGAGKTTFALRLAAELRARRVIDRITVVAPTEHLKRQWADAAARAGIRLDPGFKNAHGRYGSHFHGIAVTYAQVATRAALHRELTQASRTLVILDEVHHGGDALSWGDAIREAFDPATRRLSLTGTPFRSDTSPIPFVTYLPDKHGIRLSQSDYNYGYGRALEDGVVRPVMFMVYAGHMKWRTRAGDEMEAKLGEGNTKDITSQAWRTALEPSGQWIPAVLRAADARLTEVRHGIPDAGGLVIATDQTTARAYAAILEEISGEPATVVLSDEKESSDRIDEFSHNTKRWMVAVRMVSEGVDVPRLAVGVYATSASTPLFFAQAIGRFVRARRRGETASIFLPNVPGLLSLANAMELERDHALDRSNRDDGDDGMYNPEDAMVAAANKTEKASDDLGEEFTWQALDSQATFDMVMFNGDEYGELAEPGTDEEFDFIGIPGLLEPEQVSELLRQRQQRQSKRGSERRTAAAAVEGAPPEPIPLYRTLKEQRTLLGSLVGMWSKLSGEPHAMVHAELRRLCGGPAVAQASVTQIQKRIDLLRQRLGRS; this comes from the coding sequence GTGTTCGGGCCGGACCGCGGGCCCGCCGGCACCAGCGCTGCCGAACACCTCTCGCCGTCCTTCCCCGAGCGAGCAGCCTGGGGAACGGCCAGCAAGCTGCGGGCCTGGCAGGCCGAGGCCCTCGAGGCCTACTTCCAGCATCAGCCCCGAGACTTCCTCGCCGCCGCAACGCCGGGCGCCGGCAAGACCACCTTCGCGTTGCGCCTGGCCGCAGAACTGCGCGCGCGCCGGGTGATCGACCGGATCACCGTCGTCGCCCCCACCGAGCACCTCAAACGGCAGTGGGCCGATGCGGCCGCCCGGGCCGGAATCCGGCTCGACCCCGGCTTCAAGAACGCGCACGGCCGCTACGGCAGCCACTTCCACGGCATCGCCGTCACCTACGCGCAGGTCGCCACCCGTGCCGCGCTGCACCGCGAGCTCACACAGGCCAGCCGCACCCTGGTGATCCTGGACGAGGTGCACCACGGCGGTGACGCGCTGAGCTGGGGCGACGCCATCCGCGAGGCCTTCGACCCCGCCACGCGCCGGCTCTCGCTGACCGGAACGCCGTTCCGTTCCGACACGTCACCGATCCCGTTCGTGACCTATCTGCCCGACAAGCACGGCATCCGGCTGTCGCAGAGCGACTACAACTACGGCTACGGCCGCGCCCTGGAGGACGGCGTCGTGCGCCCGGTCATGTTCATGGTCTACGCCGGGCACATGAAATGGCGCACCAGGGCCGGCGACGAGATGGAAGCCAAGCTCGGCGAGGGCAACACCAAGGACATCACCTCGCAGGCCTGGCGCACGGCGCTCGAACCCAGCGGCCAGTGGATCCCCGCGGTCCTGCGGGCGGCGGACGCCCGCCTGACCGAGGTCAGGCACGGTATTCCGGATGCCGGCGGCCTGGTCATCGCCACCGACCAGACCACAGCCCGGGCGTACGCGGCGATCCTCGAGGAAATCTCCGGCGAGCCGGCGACGGTGGTGCTCTCCGACGAGAAGGAGTCCAGCGACCGGATCGACGAGTTCTCGCACAACACCAAGAGGTGGATGGTCGCAGTGCGGATGGTGTCGGAGGGGGTGGACGTGCCCCGCCTCGCCGTCGGCGTCTACGCCACGAGCGCGTCAACGCCGCTCTTCTTCGCGCAGGCCATCGGCCGGTTCGTGCGCGCTCGTCGCCGCGGCGAGACGGCGTCGATCTTCCTGCCCAACGTTCCCGGGCTGCTGAGCTTGGCCAACGCCATGGAGCTGGAACGCGATCACGCCCTCGACCGCAGCAACCGCGACGACGGCGACGACGGCATGTACAACCCGGAGGACGCCATGGTGGCGGCCGCGAACAAGACCGAGAAGGCCTCGGACGACCTCGGTGAGGAATTCACCTGGCAGGCGTTGGACTCGCAGGCCACCTTCGACATGGTGATGTTCAACGGCGACGAGTACGGCGAACTCGCCGAACCCGGCACCGACGAGGAGTTCGACTTCATCGGCATCCCCGGGTTGCTCGAACCGGAGCAAGTCTCGGAGCTGCTGCGCCAACGCCAACAGCGGCAGTCCAAGCGCGGCTCTGAGCGGCGCACCGCGGCCGCCGCGGTCGAGGGTGCACCGCCGGAGCCGATCCCGCTCTACCGCACGCTCAAAGAGCAGCGCACACTGCTGGGCAGTCTCGTGGGCATGTGGTCCAAGTTGTCGGGGGAGCCGCACGCCATGGTGCACGCCGAACTACGGAGGCTGTGCGGCGGCCCCGCGGTCGCCCAGGCCAGCGTCACCCAGATTCAGAAGCGCATCGATCTGCTCCGGCAACGCCTCGGCCGCAGCTGA